The following are encoded in a window of Castanea sativa cultivar Marrone di Chiusa Pesio chromosome 9, ASM4071231v1 genomic DNA:
- the LOC142609781 gene encoding protein virilizer homolog isoform X3: MGRPEPYVLFSQTFNHPHLDEYVDEVLFSEPIVITACEFLEQNASSASQAVTLLGATSPPSFALEVFVKCEGETRFRRLCLPFLYSHSSSNVLEVEAVVTNHLVVRGSYRSLSLIIYGNTAEDLGQFNIEFDDNSLRNLVSSAEGKLEDLPLALHSTNLTIEDSIFSLNALSLPVVASDISVEVKQFLQMLLKILELSKLGDAVDKTVSVVVSAASSYVTRDLCYAANSQKNLTRGKSKECEELHGVISEAREELLELFKVLQHESGSGSADSLAGCTFLDYEADLVNSKELVDLFSQYFEFSKNSSSFGHQQLSQEKNVILGLSVALFLCSSRESCFHFVNSGGMEQLAHLFCHDKQNSTAITLLLLGVIEQATRYSIGCEGFFGWWPREDENVPSGISEGYSQLLKLLLQKPRHDVGSLATHVLHRLRFYEVASRYECAVLSVLGGLSSVSRVTSVTLNMLISAKSQLKRLLNLINSRGPIEDPSPVACASRSLIIGQTEGLLSYKATSSLIASSNCCFSNWDIDLHLLELLKERGFLPLSAALLSSSILRSEVGHTMDVFVDIASSIEALIFSLLFCRSGLIFLLNHPELSATIIHALRGGDDVNKEEFLPLRYASILISKGFFCSLQEVGMIVGVHLRVVNAIDRLLTSTPHSEEFLWVLWELCGLSRSDCGHQALLALGYFPEAVSVLIEALHFVKDSEPDAKISGVSPLDLAISHSAAEILEVIVTDSTASTLSSWIGHALEIHRALLSSSPGSNRKDAPTRLVEWIDAGVVYHKNGATGLLRYAAVLASGGDAHLTSTSILVSDLTDGENAVGESSSGSDINVMETLGKFISDKSFDGVTLRDSSVAQLTTAFRILAFISENSTVAAVLYDEGAIAVIYAVLVSCRFMLERSSNNYDYLVDEGTECNSTSDLLLERNREQSLVDLLVPSLVLLINLLQKLQETKEQHRNTKLMNALLQLHREVSPKLAACAADLSSPYPVSALGFGAVCHLIVSALACWPVYGWTPGLFHSLLASVHAASLLTLGPKETCSLLCLLNDLFPEEGIWLWKNGMPLLSAFRTLAIGTLLGPQKERQVNWYLESAHLEKLLSQLTPQLEKLAQIIQHYAISALVVIQDMLRVLIIRIACQNADNASLLLQPILSWIRDCVSEPSSPSDTDAYKVYRLLDFLASLLEHPCGKALLLKEGAVLMLTQVLDRCFDSFDVDSKQILDSKYSAKYGFTLLSWCVPVFKSFLLLCNARTPRQYPGKLNMHNYGNLSTEDCSLILSYLLKFCLVLPVGKELLACLTALRELGSCNEGRSALAAISFHIQSANQELESDRGHERDENYNLFSEFEWRRRPPLLSCWKKLLRSVDIKDDLSTNVIEAVDALCLGALHFCMDGKSGVALKYLFGLPDDMSGTDGFSEENINYIQELITLLRSKISADDHAATSDMDATLYQVTKSTESLLSLLQKPTGSVKVDDILVPLLPNDVFISSKIHRLANGSTIKDDDYLNLGVLGDKFLWECPDDRLSQTTISGKRKVSSVDGTSKRARGENSPAEVTPQGAYSRGLGPSNTPSGSTRRDNFRGRKPNTSRPPSMHVDDYVARERNIDNSSNSNVIAVPRLGSTGGRPPSIHVDKFMALERERQNPVATVVGEAAAQAKNIAPANGAEVEKFNKSKQLKTELDDDLQGIDIVFDGEESESDDKLPFPQPDDNLQQPDPVIVEQSSPHSIVEETESDVNENSQFSHLGTPIASNADENTQSEFSSKMSVSRPGMPLTREHSVSSDKKYFEQSDETNNVFQVKTSIGFDSAAASSSGFAASVYNSASASVQLPGESRIAPQNIYPKNSPQHAVNVPLATGSPGLYDQRFRPNQPPLPPMPPPSTILPVQSDYSSTSSLPMPDSKYSRTSISSPSGSARPPPPLPPTPPPFSSPYNLTSIKTSTSQSSVYNQTSVGTTYPLPPLMPSMGFNRPGSIPMNLYGSSPNQQLGENPQSILQSLNIPQSSIPSIHSIAQLQPLQPPQLTRLPHPPQHPRPPIQASQQLEQGVSLQNQTQMQVHPLQLLQQSQVSSFNNYYQSQQEFSHAQQQQQVEHAQQHALHQQGDVGIQQQQDPGMSLHEYFKSPEAIQSLLSDRDKLCQLLEQHPKLMQMLQERLGQL, from the exons ATGGGTCGACCCGAACCCTACGTCTTGTTCTCCCAGACCTTCAATCATCCCCATCTCGACGAGTACGTCGACGAG GTATTATTTTCTGAACCCATTGTAATCACTGCCTGCGAGTTTCTTGAACAAAACGCTTCTTCGGCCTCTCAAGCTGTAACGCTTCTCGG gGCTACTTCACCACCTTCATTTGCTTTGGAAGTATTTGTTAAATGTGAGGGGGAAACAAGGTTTAGGCGTCTCTGCCTGCCTTTTCTTTATTCTCATTCTTCATCTAATGTGCTAGAAGTAGAG GCTGTTGTAACTAATCATCTGGTTGTAAGGGGCAGCTACCGTAGTCTAAGTTTAATAATATATGGAAACACGGCAGAGGATTTGGGGCAGTTCAACAttgaatttgatgataactCGCTGAGAAATTTAGTTAGTTCTGCTGAGGGAAAGCTTGAAGATCTCCCTCTGGCATTGCACTCAACTAACCTGACAATCGAGGACTCTATATTCTCTCTGAATGCGTTATCCCTTCCAGTTGTTGCATCAGATATATCTGTCGAGGTTAAGCAGTTCTTACAGATGTTGTTAAAGATTTTAGAGTTGTCGAAACTTGGGGATGCAGTGGATAAAACTGTAAGTGTTGTGGTTTCAGCAGCCTCTTCATATGTTACCCGTGACTTATGTTATGCCGCAAACAGTCAGAAAAATCTTACACGTGGCAAGTCAAAAGAATGTGAGGAACTGCATGGTGTCATCAGTGAGGCCAGAGAAGAGCTTCTTGAGCTCTTTAAAGTACTTCAACATGAATCAGGGAGTGGATCTGCTGACTCGTTGGCGGGATGCACTTTTCTTGATTATGAGGCTGATCTGGTTAATTCCAAGGAGTTGGTTGATTTGTTTAGCCAGTACTTTGAGTTTAGCAAGAACTCCTCAAGTTTTGGACACCAACAGCTTTCACAG gaaaaaaatgtcattctaGGGTTGAGCGTGGCTCTCTTCCTGTGCTCTAGTAGAGAGAGCTGCTTTCACTTTGTCAATAGTGGGGGAATGGAGCAGCTTGCACACCTTTTTTGCCATGACAAACAGAATTCTACTGCCATCACATTGCTGCTACTTGGAGTTATTGAGCAGGCTACTCGGTATTCAATTGGGTGTGAGGGATTTTTTGGTTGGTGGCCtcgtgaagatgaaaatgtCCCTTCTGGTATTAGTGAAGGTTATAGTCAACTGTTGAAGTTGTTATTACAAAAACCTCGTCATGATGTTGGTTCTCTTGCAACTCATGTCCTCCACCGCCTAAGATTTTATGAAGTTGCTTCAAGATATGAG TGTGCAGTTCTGTCTGTTTTGGGAGGCCTCTCTTCTGTCAGTAGGGTTACCAGTGTTACCTTAAACATGCTTATCAGTGCTAAATCTCAACTTAAGAGGCTCCTG AACTTGATAAATTCGCGTGGTCCAATTGAAGATCCTTCTCCAGTGGCCTGTGCAAGCAGATCATTAATTATTGGTCAAACAGAAGGATTATTGTCATATAAAGCAACCAGTAGCTTGATTGCTTCATCAAATTGTTGTTTTTCAAATTGGGACATTGACTTGCATTTGCTGGAACTTCTTAAG GAGAGGGGATTTCTTCCGTTGTCAGCTGCACTGTTGTCATCATCAATATTGCGTTCAGAAGTTGGACATACTATGGACGTATTTGTTGATATTGCATCGTCAATTGAGGCCTTAattttttcacttcttttttgtCGCTCAG GCTTAATATTCCTACTAAATCACCCTGAACTTTCAGCTACAATAATTCATGCTCTAAGGGGTGGTGATGATGTAAATAAGGAAGAATTTCTTCCTCTTCGGTATGCATCCATTTTAATATCAAAGGGTTTCTTTTGCAGTCTGCAGGAAGTTGGCATGATTGTAGGGGTACATTTGAGGGTG GTTAATGCCATAGATCGTTTGCTTACATCAACTCCACACTCTGAAGAATTTTTATGGGTATTGTGGGAACTTTGTGGTCTGTCTAG GTCTGATTGTGGTCACCAGGCTCTGTTGGCTCTTGGATATTTTCCGGAG GCTGTTTCAGTTTTAATTGAAGCATTACACTTTGTCAAGGACTCAGAGCCAGATGCCAAGATCAGTG GTGTTTCACCGCTAGATCTTGCAATATCTCACTCAGCGGCTGAGATTCTTGAAGTCATTGTTACTGATTCAACAGCGTCTACTCTTTCTTCTTGGATTGGACATGCTTTAGAAATCCATAGGGCTCTACTTTCCTCTTCTCCAGGCTCCAATAGAAAAGATGCTCCTACACGGCTGGTGGAATGGATAGATGCTGGTGTAGTTTATCATAAAAATGGGGCGACTGGTCTTCTACGGTATGCTGCTGTGTTGGCTTCTGGAGGAGATGCCCACTTAACTTCAACCAGCATCCTTGTGTCAGATCTGACGGATGGTGAGAATGCTGTTGGAGAATCTTCCAGTGGTTCTGATATCAATGTTATGGAGACTCTTGGAAAATTTATTTCTGACAAGTCATTTGATGGTGTTACCCTTCGGGATTCTTCCGTGGCACAGTTGACGACAGCGTTTCGAATTTTGGCATTTATTTCTGAGAACTCA ACTGTAGCTGCTGTTCTGTATGATGAAGGTGCCATAGCTGTTATCTACGCGGTTCTGGTTAGCTGCAGGTTCATGCTTGAGAGGTCCTCAAACAATTATG ATTACCTTGTTGATGAGGGTACAGAATGCAATTCTACTTCAGATTTACTATTAGAACGTAACCGTGAGCAGAGCTTAGTTGATCTCTTGGTTCCTTCTTTGGTATTGCTGATCAACCTTTTGCAGAAATTACAG GAAACTAAGGAGCAGCATAGAAATACAAAACTAATGAATGCCCTTTTACAATTGCATCGAGAAGTAAG TCCAAAGCTTGCTGCTTGTGCAGCAGACTTATCATCTCCTTATCCCGTTTCGGCACTTGGTTTTGGAGCTGTGTGCCATCTTATTGTGTCAGCACTTGCTTGTTGGCCGGTTTATGGCTGGACTCCTGGCCTTTTCCATTCACTGCTAGCTAGTGTTCATGCTGCCTCATTGCTGACATTGGGCCCAAAAGAAACCTGCAGTTTGCTGTGTCTTTTG AATGATTTATTTCCTGAAGAAGGCATCTGGCTTTGGAAGAATGGAATGCCCTTGTTGAGTGCCTTTAGAACATTAGCTATTGGGACGTTATTGGGACCTCAGAAGGAGAGACAGGTCAACTGGTATCTGGAGTCTGCACACCTTGAAAAGCTGCTTAGCCAATTAACACCTCAGCTTGAGAAACTTGCCCAGATTATCCAACATTATGCCATATCT GCATTGGTGGTCATTCAAGACATGCTGCGAGTTCTAATAATTCGTATTGCTTGCCAAAATGCTGACAACGCTTCTTTACTTCTTCAACCCATATTATCATGGATTCGTGATTGTGTTTCTGAGCCATCTTCTCCATCAGACACAGATGCTTACAAG GTTTACAGATTACTTGATTTTCTTGCTAGCTTATTGGAGCATCCCTGTGGCAAG GCACTATTGTTAAAGGAAGGTGCTGTTCTGATGCTCACGCAAGTGTTGGATAGGTGTTTTGATTCCTTTGATGTGGATTCAAAACAGATTCTAGATAGTAAATATTCAGCTAAATATGGGTTTACTTTACTTAGTTGGTGTGTCCCTGTATTCAAGTCCTTCTTGCTACTTTGTAATGCAAGAACACCACGACAATATCCTGGCAAACTCAATAT GCATAATTATGGAAATTTGAGTACTGAAGACTGTTCACTGATTTTATCTTATCTCCTTAAGTTTTGTCTG GTTCTGCCAGTTGGAAAAGAGTTACTTGCATGTCTTACAGCCTTGAGAGAATTAGGTTCTTGCAATGAAGGTCGGAGTGCTCTGGCAGCTATTTCCTTTCATATCCAATCTGCTAATCAGGAACTTGAATCAGATAGAGGACATGAAAGGGATGAGAATTATAATCTTTTTAGTGAATTTGAGTGGAGAAGGCGCCCCCCTTTGCTAAGTTGCTGGAAGAAGTTGTTGAGATCAGTTGATATAAAAGATGATTTGTCAACTAATGTGATTGAGGCTGTGGATGCATTGTGTTTGGGTGCTTTGCACTTTTGCATGGATGGGAAAAG TGGTGTTGCATTGAAATACCTTTTTGGGCTTCCTGATGATATGTCGGGAACTGATGGCTTTTCTGAAGAGAACATTAATTACATACAGGAATTGATTACTCTATTGAGGTCAAAGATCTCTGCTGATGACCATGCAGCCACTTCTGACATGGATGCCACTTTGTATCAG GTTACAAAGTCTACAGAGTCATTGTTGTCATTGTTGCAGAAGCCTACTGGTTCAGTTAAGGTGGATGATATTCTTGTACCTTTGTTGCCAAATGATGTTTTTATATCATCAAAGATACATCGGCTGGCAAATGGCAGCACCATAAAGGATGATGATTATCTTAACCTAGGAGTACTTGGAGATAAATTCCTGTGGGAATGTCCTGATGATAGATTGTCGCAGACAACAATTTCTGGAAAGAGGAAAGTGTCTTCTGTGGATGGTACAAGTAAGCGTGCTAGAGGAGAAAATTCACCGGCTGAAGTCACTCCCCAGGGTGCATATTCGCGGGGACTGGGTCCTTCTAATACCCCTTCTGGTTCTACCCGCAGGGATAACTTCAGGGGGCGGAAACCAAATACCAGCAGACCGCCTTCTATGCATGTTGATGACTATGTTgcaagagaaagaaatattgatAATTCTAGTAATTCTAATGTAATTGCTGTGCCACGATTGGGATCTACTGGTGGAAGGCCTCCCTCTATACATGTGGATAAATTTATGGCCTTAGAAAGGGAACGGCAGAATCCTGTGGCGACAGTTGTTGGGGAGGCAGCAGCACAAGCGAAGAATATAGCTCCTGCAAATGGTGCAGAAGTGGAGAAGTTCAACAAATCTAAGCAATTGAAAACAGAGCTAGATGATGATCTTCAGGGAATTGATATAGTTTTTGATGGAGAGGAGTCTGAATCTGATGACAAATTGCCCTTTCCTCAGCCAGATGATAATCTACAGCAGCCTGATCCTGTCATAGTTGAGCAGAGTTCTCCCCACTCTATTGTTGAAGAGACAGAGAGTGATGTTAATGAAAATAGCCAATTTTCTCACTTGGGTACACCAATAGCATCTAATGCTGATGAAAACACCCAAAGTGAGTTTTCTTCAAAGATGTCAGTTTCACGTCCTGGAATGCCATTGACTCGAGAACACAGTGTCTCTTCAGATAAAAAGTATTTTGAGCAGTCCGATGAGACCAACAATGTTTTCCAAGTGAAGACCTCCATTGGATTTGATTCTGCAGCAGCAAGTAGTTCTGGGTTTGCTGCCTCTGTTTACAATAGTGCATCAGCGTCTGTACAATTACCAGGCGAGTCTAGGATAGCCCCACAAAATATCTATCCAAAGAACAGCCCACAGCATGCTGTTAATGTACCTCTAGCTACAGGATCTCCGGGACTTTATGACCAGAGATTTCGACCAAACCAACCACCTTTACCTCCAATGCCACCTCCATCAACAATCTTGCCG GTTCAGTCAGATTACAGTTCAACATCTTCCCTTCCAATGCCAGATTCTAAGTATTCCAGGACTTCTATCTCTTCTCCCAGTGGATCTGCAAGGCCGCCACCACCACTTCCTCCTACACCACCTCCATTTTCCAGCCCCTACAATTTAACATCCATTAAAACTTCTACATCCCAATCCTCAGTATACAATCAGACAAGTGTGGGAACAACTTATCCACTACCTCCCTTGATGCCATCCATGGGTTTCAATAGGCCAGGTTCAATTCCCATGAATCTCTATGGAAGTTCCCCAAATCAGCAGCTGGGTGAGAACCCACAAAGTATCTTGCAGAGTCTCAACATCCCTCAGTCTTCCATTCCATCAATACATTCCATTGCTCAGTTGCAGCCACTGCAGCCCCCGCAGCTTACACGTCTGCCACATCCACCACAGCATCCTAGGCCACCTATTCAAGCCTCACAACAGTTAGAACAAGGGGTGTCTTTGCAAAATCAAACTCAAATGCAAGTGCATCCATTACAGTTGCTACAACAGTCACAAGTTTCTTCCTTCAATAATTATTATCAATCTCAACAAGAGTTTTCACATgcacaacaacagcaacaagtAGAACATGCTCAACAGCATGCACTACACCAGCAAGGGGATGTTGGAATCCAGCAGCAACAAGATCCAGGAATGTCGTTACATGAGTACTTCAAATCTCCAGAAGCTATTCAG TCTTTATTGAGTGATCGGGATAAGCTTTGCCAGCTTTTGGAGCAGCATCCAAAACTAATGCAGATGCTTCag GAAAGGTTGGGTCAGCTATAG